One genomic region from Haloterrigena gelatinilytica encodes:
- a CDS encoding dipeptide epimerase, whose amino-acid sequence MALETSFERRSLPLEYPFGIARGTTTETDVVTVRVEDDDAVGVGGAAPSSHYGETVETVTAVLPDLLATVEETGDPHQIERIEREMRETVRRNPAARCAVSIALHDLAAKRFDVPLYRYWGLDPAASLETSYTIGLDDTETMREKTETALERGYGTLKVKLGTDRDLEIVETIRSVAPDVRLFVDANEAWEPKEAVRKIERLAAHDLAFVEQPVPAENPAGLRYVYERSPLPIAADESCVTLEDIPQIADRCDIANLKLMKCGGLLEAKRMIHAARAHGLEVMLGCMTESNASIAAACHLAPLLDYADLDGSLLLADDPYDGVPMPGGRIDLAGLERPGTGAVRE is encoded by the coding sequence ATGGCTCTCGAGACTAGTTTCGAACGCCGCTCGCTCCCCCTCGAGTACCCGTTCGGGATCGCCCGCGGGACGACGACCGAGACCGACGTCGTCACGGTTCGCGTCGAGGACGACGACGCCGTCGGCGTCGGCGGCGCCGCGCCGTCGAGCCACTACGGCGAGACCGTCGAGACGGTGACGGCCGTCCTGCCGGACCTGCTCGCGACCGTCGAGGAAACGGGCGATCCCCACCAGATCGAGCGTATCGAACGCGAAATGCGCGAGACCGTTCGTCGGAATCCGGCCGCCCGCTGTGCGGTTAGCATCGCGCTCCACGACCTCGCCGCAAAGCGGTTCGACGTGCCGCTCTACCGCTACTGGGGGCTCGATCCGGCGGCCTCGCTCGAGACCTCCTACACCATCGGGCTCGACGACACGGAGACCATGCGCGAGAAGACCGAGACCGCCCTCGAGCGCGGCTACGGCACGCTGAAGGTCAAACTCGGGACGGATCGGGACCTCGAGATCGTCGAGACGATTCGGTCGGTCGCGCCCGACGTCCGCCTGTTCGTCGACGCCAACGAGGCCTGGGAGCCGAAGGAAGCCGTCCGGAAGATCGAGCGACTGGCCGCGCACGACCTCGCGTTCGTCGAACAGCCGGTCCCCGCCGAGAACCCCGCGGGGCTTCGATACGTCTACGAGCGCTCGCCGCTGCCGATCGCCGCCGACGAGTCCTGCGTGACCCTTGAGGACATTCCACAGATTGCAGACCGCTGTGACATCGCGAACCTGAAGCTCATGAAGTGCGGCGGCCTGCTCGAGGCGAAACGGATGATCCACGCCGCCCGCGCTCACGGCCTCGAGGTCATGCTGGGCTGTATGACCGAGTCGAACGCCTCGATCGCGGCAGCCTGTCACCTCGCGCCGCTGCTCGACTACGCCGATCTGGACGGCTCGCTGCTGCTCGCCGACGACCCCTACGACGGCGTCCCGATGC